DNA sequence from the Desulfuribacillus alkaliarsenatis genome:
TGTTTATTGCACTTAAATAGAACCACCAGTGTGATGAGTCAGAGCCAGTATGTGCATCAAATTGAGCCAGTATGTGCATCAGTGAGAGCCACACTAGTTTTATCTTTATTCTTTTTTAGATTTTTAATAGCATCAACCAACTACGCAGGTTGTCAAGGGCGAGCGGTTTTTGCTCGCGAAGTTCACCCTTGACAGCCACGCAGTTTTACATCCTATTCTTGGTGTCTGTGAAAACAGGCACCTGCCTTCCGGCGAGGACAGGGGTTTGGGGACAGAGTCCCCAGATAACTAATTAAGTGTTTATTCCGTTACGTTCGCGCATGGATATTGCGCCATCTATTAATATCTTATATGAGTCATGGACAATGCGATCAAGAATAGCATCTGCTAGAGTATCTTCACCAATTTTTTCATGCCAGCCATCTGGAGCAAACTGACTGCAGTAGATAGTTGATGCATTTTGATGCCTTGATTCCACTATTTCTAATAGATCCATAGCTTGTGTTTCTTTAAGTGGAGTTAATAACCATTCATCAATAATTAGTAGACTGACTTTCTTGTATTGTTTCATTATTTTTTTGAAATTGCCTTCTCCACGAGCGACAGCTAGCTCATCTAATAAATCCGGTAGTCGTATATATTTAACTGGATAGTAGTGGCGACATGCAGTCATTCCATAAGCGCATGCTATATACGATTTCCCACTACCAGAGGCTCCCATGATTATGAGGTTGCGTTTTTCCTCTATATAAG
Encoded proteins:
- the istB gene encoding IS21-like element helper ATPase IstB; this encodes MINPATVTKLHEMRLSAMAETFIKQTSSQEYQDLSFEERFGLIVDMEWARRKNNKLLSLIRKAEFRYPQASIEDIEYHADRKLDKGQILRLSTCAYIEEKRNLIIMGASGSGKSYIACAYGMTACRHYYPVKYIRLPDLLDELAVARGEGNFKKIMKQYKKVSLLIIDEWLLTPLKETQAMDLLEIVESRHQNASTIYCSQFAPDGWHEKIGEDTLADAILDRIVHDSYKILIDGAISMRERNGINT